One Rosa chinensis cultivar Old Blush chromosome 5, RchiOBHm-V2, whole genome shotgun sequence genomic region harbors:
- the LOC112203211 gene encoding uncharacterized protein LOC112203211 codes for MIEEVKKKFFKVAYSSIEKEYRFNLRLLRQEGGAEIIDPFLAEIPIQHWCRAFYTGGRYGIMANGIAESFNSWISLERLMPVYCMLDQTRIKQMEQMDKRRDEAQRWTTELTPKMEERLKVQMEKSCRFSVHYSIPGVYEVRSDFSYVVNISEHSCSCVKWQINCFPCPHGLAAIQAASENVYDYIDKYFRVDMFKKSYSSPIRPITNVDMSSSESATDFILPPLAKRPPGRPRLKLFKSIGEVEKKLIRCGRCGKMGTHNKKSCTEPLVQ; via the coding sequence ATGATAGAAGAAGTTAAGAAGAAGTTTTTTAAGGTTGCATATTCCTCTATCGAGAAGGAATACCGTTTCAATTTGCGGTTGCTTAGGCAAGAGGGTGGGGCTGAGATTATTGACCCATTTCTTGCTGAAATTCCAATTCAACATTGGTGCCGTGCATTTTATACAGGCGGCCGATATGGAATAATGGCCAATGGGATTGCAGAATCATTTAACTCCTGGATTTCACTTGAGCGTTTGATGCCGGTATATTGTATGTTGGATCAGACTAGAATTAAGCAAATGGAGCAAATGGATAAGAGGAGGGATGAGGCACAACGTTGGACAACAGAACTGACTCCCAAAATGGAGGAAAGGCTGAAGGTGCAGATGGAGAAATCTTGTCGTTTCAGTGTCCATTACTCTATCCCTGGTGTTTATGAGGTTCGATCTGACTTTTCGTACGTAGTTAACATTTCTGAGCATTCATGTTCATGTGTGAAATGGCAGATCAATTGTTTTCCTTGTCCTCACGGCCTTGCTGCAATACAAGCTGCTTCTGAAAATGTCTATGATTATATTGATAAGTACTTTCGTGTTGATATGTTCAAGAAGAGCTACAGTTCTCCTATCCGGCCAATAACCAATGTTGATATGTCTTCTTCTGAATCTGCTACTGACTTTATATTACCTCCCCTTGCGAAGAGGCCACCCGGGAGGCCCAGGTTGAAGCTGTTCAAGTCTATTGGAGAGGTCGAAAAGAAGCTGATTCGTTGCGGCCGTTGCGGAAAAATGGGCACTCATAACAAGAAGAGCTGCACAGAACCTCTCGTTCAGTAG